A portion of the Mesobacillus jeotgali genome contains these proteins:
- a CDS encoding 3'-5' exonuclease: protein MFFQRKSISCPLMFEKIPLSTRIDDLTFIVFDTETTGFQVATSDRLIEIGAVPAGGLKVMENDRFQTYVNPERQISREIIELTSITNEKVAGAPTASEAILDFFDYVQSHEAVCLVGHYVGFDHLVLKSELKREKLALKKLFTIDTLDLIGFIAPSYDMRDLERYAMAFGTRIYDRHSAIGDALTTAYLFTELLQQFKDRGCNTWGELIQATDSQMRSMQF from the coding sequence ATGTTTTTTCAAAGAAAGAGTATTTCCTGCCCGCTTATGTTTGAAAAAATCCCTTTATCGACTAGAATCGATGATCTAACTTTTATCGTTTTCGACACGGAGACGACGGGTTTCCAGGTGGCCACCTCTGACCGGCTCATTGAAATCGGCGCTGTTCCCGCAGGTGGATTGAAGGTGATGGAAAATGACCGTTTTCAGACATATGTGAACCCGGAGCGACAAATTTCTCGGGAAATAATTGAGCTAACTTCAATCACAAATGAAAAGGTGGCCGGTGCTCCGACAGCGTCTGAGGCTATTTTGGATTTTTTTGATTATGTACAGTCACACGAAGCGGTATGCCTTGTCGGACACTATGTCGGCTTTGATCATCTCGTGCTGAAAAGCGAGCTGAAGCGGGAAAAACTGGCGCTGAAAAAGCTCTTTACCATAGATACCCTTGACTTGATCGGATTTATTGCCCCTTCCTACGATATGCGTGATCTGGAACGATATGCAATGGCTTTCGGCACCAGGATTTATGACCGCCACAGTGCCATAGGAGACGCTTTGACCACAGCGTACCTATTTACCGAGCTGCTGCAGCAGTTTAAGGACAGAGGCTGTAACACATGGGGGGAATTGATTCAGGCAACAGACAGCCAGATGCGGTCGATGCAGTTTTGA